The nucleotide window CTCATCGGCTTCCAAAATCCTCACCCGCAGATCGTCCGAATAGGCTCGTCCCATCCTCGTCATCGCGGTCACTTCGCCAGAGAAACCCAGGATTACTCGTAAAATCGCTGCTGGGTATAGCTATCTTGATTCTGCTCTAAGATTCGGGCGGAGAAGGCACCTCTTCATACCAATATCCATGCTGTAGATACAAGATGTCGTTGAGCTTACGACGAATCCTCCGCTTAAGTGGCGCGAATTATTCGTGGGAGAGTGCGCAAAAGTGAACAGACGTCCTTCTAACTAGGTGCAAGCATATGTCAAAATACCGCGTAGAGTGTGAAGCAGCGCGGATTGGCATTGATCCTCAACAAAGTGAGCCGTTTCCGGCATTTCCCTTCGCGATCATTGCCTGAGCCCCGACTCGATGTGGCAATTCTGCCGTTAGCCTAAAGTTGATATGGTTCTGTCTTCGCAGAGCGGTCCATATTGCTTCCGCACCCGAAGGGGGGGCTTCGGAATGATTCAGCCTGGCCGACCGGAATTTGATACTGCCGCCTATCTGACACACACCGGACTCGGTCGAAGAGTCGTGCAACTAGAGCCAAAGCAGGCATTCTTTTCGCAGGGAGATCCGGCGGATTCCATCTTCTATTTACAAAATGGCCGGGCAAAGATCACGGTCGTATCGCAAACCGGGAAGGAAGCCACCATCACGATCTTCACCCCAGGTGACTTTGTAGGAGAAGAGTCGCTCACAGCAAGCCGTATGCTGCGATTGGCCACGGCCACCGCCATCACAGCCTGCAGCGCACTCAAGATTAATCGAGAAGAGATGATCCGCGTATTGCACGAAGAGCACGAGTTCTCCGATTTATTCCTGAAGTTCCTTCTGGCCCGCAGCATGCGCATCCAGGCGAATCTCGTCGACCAGCTCTTCAACTCCAGCGAAAAGCGTTTGGCGCGCATTCTCCTGCTGATGGCGGAGATCACCAAAACTGGCGAGCCCAAACAATATATTCCTAAGATTTCGCAAGAGACCCTGGCGGAGATGATTGGGACAACCCGTTCCAGGGTCAGCTTCTTTATGAACCGCTTCCGCAAGCTCGGCTTTATCGACTACAGCGACCGAATCCAGGTTCACAAATCCCTGCTGAACGTTGTTCTGCACGACCAACTGCCTGGCGACATGACCGAAGGAGCATCCGTTTCGGAGTCCAATCAGAAATTGGAGAGATACACGCACTAAGAATTTTGCGCGCGAATCGATTGAACAGCGCAAAAGATGCCGATCAGCATCGATGCGATATCCAGCGACGGACATCGGAGTATTATAGCCATGGCCGCTGCACGCTTAAGCCGAACCGAGCAGCTTGTAACGAAAGGGAACTGATGCTTCCTACAAGAAAGACACGTGAGTTGGCCCGCAGTCTCGTTGCTCGCGAGGCTGATTCGAGCACAACCTCACTGCAAACTGAACCAGCGAGTGTGCGTGTCTATGAGAGGTTGCGCCGACAACTCGGCGCACCCGTAGGAGCTGAGAGCTTTCAGTCTCTCGCTTCTCGTGCTTTGGCGCTGGCCAGGTCGGAATCTCCCCGGCTCAAGGCGGTGCAGGTTATGGCGAATGGGGGTTTGCGCGGTCTTGGCGAAGTTGAGTCTCAGACCAACCCCAATGAAGGTGGCGAGGCCGGAGTCATTCTGATCGCGCAGTTGCTCGGGCTGTTTCTTAACCTTCTTGGCGAATCGACAACGATGCGCCTGATCGAAGATTTACGCTTGCAAGCTGAAGTCGGTGCCGAGACTGTCACAACCACAGCGGACACGGCAGACTCGGTGTCCGAAGACCTCGCAATCACTGCGGCTTTCGAAGACCTTCTTCTGGAAATTGACCAGCTGAGGAAGGTGAGCGGACGTATTGAAAACCTGGCGGGCAAGCATCCCGGCATGGAGGAAGGACTCCTGAGTGCTGCTGGAAACGTTCGCAGCATTGCCACGGTTTTGGATGTATTCACACTTATCCGAAGCAAGGCCGGCGGTTCGAAGGAAGACCCACCGTCTCCAAAAACGAGTGGCTACCTGAATTGAATTCCGTCGGCACGCTACATCCAATGCGGCTCTGGACGTCGAATACCTCAACCGCGGCGTATTTGCGAAATGATGGAATCGCCGCCCTGACCCTCCCACGAAGCGGATAACCGTTAACTGAAGCCGCGACCTGGAGCAATGCAGGGTTGAACATGACCACTCCTCTGGAAATGCGAGATTTAGCCCGTCTGCTTCTTGCTTACGAAGCCTTTGCAGACAAAACCCCTCAGCCGGTGGGGTCCGCTACTCTTCGCGTTTATGAGAAACTGCGCCATTGCTTCAGTGCATTTGCAGGAGCAGCGGCTTTTGAGTCCTTCGCTTTCCGCGCGTTGACGCAAGCCAAGTCGGAAGCTCCACGTCTTTGGGCGGTGCAAGTCGCCGCGGATGGAGCTTTAGAGGGCCTGAGCGAGTCTGAATCTCAAGTCGACATTGACATGGATCTGGCTGGCGAGGAAGGAACAATTCTAATCGCCCGACTACTCAACCTGCTTCATATCTTCCTTGGTGAAGCTTTAACGTTGAGCCTGCTGCGCAATGCGTGGCCAGGTGCGGCTTTTGACGATCGAAATTCGGGGAATGGGAGAAAATCGTGAGCACACAAGAAAAAGTGAAGATAAACAAGCTACCCACTGGAGTTCCCGGCCTCGACGAAATTGTGGGTGGCGGTCTCCCCGAATACTCCTTCAACATCATCGCGGGAGCCCCCGGGAGCGGGAAGACGACCCTGGCACACCAGTTCGTGTTTGCCAATGCGACCCCGGAGCGACCTGCGCTCTATTTCACGGTCCTGGGTGAGTCAGCCATAAAGATGCTGCGATACCAGCAGCAGTACACATTCTTCGATCCTGCCAAGCTGCCGGATGCGATTCGCTTTATCAACCTCAGCCAGGTTGTGCTCGAGAAGGACCTGGGCGCGGTCCTGGAGGAGATCACAAAAGAAGTTGAAAAGACCAACCCCGCTGTGGTCGTGGTTGACTCATTCCGCACCATGGTGCGGAAGCCAAAAAGCGATATGGATCTGCAGTCCTTCATTCAGCGGTTAGCCCTGTCTCTTGCCAGCTGGCAAGCTACAACTTTCCTGATCGGCGAATATGCCGAAGACGAGCTGCGCGATAATCCGATATTTACCGTCGCCGATGGACTGTTCTGGTTGCGCCAGACAACGGAGCGAAACTCAATTGTCCGCAAGTTGCAGATCATAAAACTGCGAGGCCAGGCCTCCGTGCCTGGGTTGCACACGTTTCGAATCACCGAAGCCGGAGTGCAAGCCTTTTCGCGCACGTTTGGGTTGACCGCACGCAAGAGAAATCCGCCCGGCAATCGGCGCCTTTCCTTCGGCGTTCCGGAGTTGGACAAGATGTTGGATGGGGGCGTGCGCGAGGGCGATAGCGTGCTCGTCGCCGGGTCTTCGGGCACCGGGAAATCTGTTCTCGCAACCCAATTCATTTCGGAAGGTATACGCCGAGGGGAACCGGGAATCGTGGCTGTCTTTGAAGAACGCCCGGAGGCGTATGCGGAGCGGGCCAGCAGTTTAGGTTTGGATTTGGAAACGCCGCAGAAAGACGGGACACTCACGATCCTTTATCTCCGTCCCCTCGATCTGTCGGTGGATGAAACCATGCAGTCGATTCTCGATGCAGTGCAAAAGATCGGCGCAAAACGCCTCGTGATCGATTCTCTGGCAGGGTTTGAGATGGCTCTATCGCCCGGCTTCCGCGCTGACTTTCGCGAATCGCTCTACCGGATGATCTTCGCTTTGACAGGAATCGGGGTAACGATTCTGAGCACAGTTGAGGTGGATGAATCCTTTACTGATTTCCCCTTCAGTACATACTCCATTTCTTTCCTTTGCGATGACATCATCCGGCTCCGGTATGTTTCTATCGATGGTGAACTTCGCAAAATTATGGTGGTAATCAAGATGCGGGGCGGAAATCATGCCAAGGATATTCGCGAATATGAAATCACGTCGAAGGGCGTGGTCATTCTCGGCAAACGCCTCACAGACTATCAGGGACTTATCAGCGGAATTCCCGTCCATATGGATCGATCCAAGCAGAAGGAAGAGCCTTCAGGTCGCCCCCAAATCAAAGCGTAATTTTTAAGGAAGCATCCAGGAAAGGAACCGCCGACGATTGCGGCCTCCTTTCGATGGACGATGTGCGGCCGAATGCCAGGTGATGCCGAGGCCGTATCTTCGCCTGTTAGGCAAGGTACGACGGCGGTAACGAATTTTCCGAATGCGGTAAGGCGCGCTGGACGACGTCAACGGAGTTACTTTTCGAGCACTTTCTCCATCTGTCCAATCTTTCTCTCGACTTTGCCGAGGCTGTGTTCGGCTTTGCCTTTAGCTTCTAAATCCGGATTGTTCGTGACGTTGCCTGCCGTCTCTTTGACAGTGCTCTTTACCTCATGGATATTGCCGTTGATCGCGTCCTTCGTACTCGGTTTCATCTGTTTCTCCATCTCGTCAGATGACACATTTCCGCGGATCCCACTTCGGGGGCTTCTTCCGGATTCGATTACCTGTTCGCATTCACAATTTCAGCAGCCGATCAAAGAAGGAACGATAGCGCTGCAGGGCAACGCGAAGGTCCTCTGTGGACACGTTGTCACCGCGGTCCCATTGCTTCTCCAGGCCTGAACGTTCATTGGCGAAGCCTGCAGCAAGTCGCTGCATCACCGTGGCTACAAGTTGGTCGGCGTCTTTGACTGTCCCGCGTGGCTCATCGACGAAACTGGTCTGTATCTTGATCCACTGCGACCTGAACTCTCCCATCTCCGACTCAGAAAACAAGGGAATGGATTCCGAAGCTGCGGCCGCTGGATCCAAGGGTTCCGACTCGTGACCTTTCACAAGTCTGGGTCCTTCGAGTTGCTTTGACGCGCCGGTCTTCGCCAGGTCGGCCGTCGGAAGTTCTCCATCCAAGGTCTTAAGCTCACCCATCATGCCACCTCTTTTCTTTCCACAGGGGTTGGTACCTGCACCAGTTCTTCAAATAGAGAGCGGTAGTGAATCATCGCCGTCCTGAGATCTTCAGTGGATGCCTGGTCTTTCCCAAGCCGCAGCGCAATCTCATGCGCAGAACGGTAGTTCTCCACCACTCTGGGATGATCTACAGAAATGTCGTCGGCGCGTTGATCGAAATCGGATACGGGATAGCCACGGGTTTTCATCACGGAGGACACCAGGTCGTCAGCTTCCGCGACAGCCCCCTTTGGGGAATCGACGAAACCAGACTGTATGGACGCCCACCGTTTCGAATAGCGTTCGTGTTCCATCGGATCAAGATCGCGAATCTTGAGCTTCTCAACCCGCTTCTCGCGATCCTCCAATCTTGATTCAGCTTTTCTTTCCGACCCGTGCGCCAGTACTGCCCTGTCATACTCAGGCCCGAACTTTTGGCGCAGGGCTGCAGTGTTTCTGCTGCGTTTTCGAACGTACAACCAAACCAGTACAGCGGCGATCACAATCAGCACCGCAGCTAGAACAATAACCTTTGGATCGAGCATATCCAAATTCATAGGAACCTCCATGGAACCCTGTTTGTTTGCGAGATTCTAGCGTCGGAAAAACCTCGTGAATGGCCATAATCAATCCTTAAGCAACACAAAGCTGGTCAGAATTGACCCTTGCTCGAATTCGAGATTTTGGAATCCGTGATGAGGGCGGATGAATGGAGACTGTGTTCAAGAAGCCGAAAGGAGGCACAGTTCACGTGGTGAGCAATCCTATACAGCGCCGCCGAGACAAATGAGGGAAGCTGAAGGCCGGCTTCTCGGGGCGGGAGTTGCCGAATTTCCTGGACTCGGGTGAGGCGCCGATCAAAGGACGAATATGAAAACTACGAAGCTATTTGTTATCTTGCTGACTTTGTTTGCGATTGGGACGGTAGTAGGCTGCTCGAGGTTTTCCACGAAGTCGCCGGATGTCTCGGACAGCATCCGCAAATCGCTTGATCAAGCAGGCCTCAAGGATGTCTCTGTCAGTCAAGATCGTGACAAGGGTATCGTGACTCTTGGTGGACAAGTCGCCAGTGACGATCAGAAGGCACAAGCTGAATCCCTGGCAAAGTCCATCGCGGGGGCACAGGTCGTCGCGGATCAGATTGCCGTGCTTCCCGCGGGTGCAGAAAGAGAAGCAAAAGCCATGAACTCTGATCTGGACCAAGGCATCGAGAAGAATTTGGATGCCGCGCTGATCCAGAACAAGATGCAGCATAACGTGAAATACAGTGTGAAGAACGGCGTAGTTACACTGACCGGAGAAGTGAACTCACAAAACAAGCGTTCGCTCGCTGAGAAGGTGGCGGCCGGGGTGCCGAACGTACAGCAAGTGGTGAACAATCTCCAAGTTAAGAACCAAAAAGCCACTTCAAGACAGTAGGAGCCCAAAGGGACCTGTGACCGCGTAACCGCTCAAGGCTGTCACGCAAACGGCAGCACATGCGAAGTCTCAAACCGCACTCTTCGGCGATGACGTCGCAGTCAAAACACAGAGTGTAACCAAATTCGTGACTTAAATCGGGAGTTGTAGCCCGGACAGAGAAGAGGACCTGAGATGCTGATCATACTGATTATTGTTCTGGTGCTCGTTTTCGGCGGAGGAGGAGGGTACTTTGGCTACAGCCGCTGGGGCGCAGGCGGGGGCGCAGGCATAGGGCTTGGTACGGTGCTGCTCATTCTGCTGATCCTCTATTTGCTGGGAGTACTCCGGTAGGGCGATTTGCGGAGAGCCTGTCTCGATGAAGAGAGTTTGGAAACGGACAATGGGATCGCTCATGCTAAGCCCGAGGTGAAGCTCCGGGCAGGCTCATCAATCTGGAGAAGCTTCACGCCTCACAGCCTCTTCCTCAGTAAATGCCGTGCCGAGTTCTGCGACAACATTCTCCCCGTGCCGCAGCCTGCTCAAGCGTCGCAGCGACTTATTCCGCGATGGATCGCTTTCTCATCTTTGAACCGGACGCGCCCGGGAATTTGCACCTTTTTTGTGTGCGAATTGCAGGGCGCTCCACTCAGACGCCTGGCTCGATCGTCGGCCGCTCGAATCCTTTTCGGCGGCACTGCCGGGTCAAACGCGTGACAGCAGTGGCGCCGTTGGGTTGAAGATTCGTTACCGCGTGGCCTCGAACAGGAACCACGCACGGCGCTCTGCTTCGTCGATCCAGATCTCGATCAGGCTGGTTGTCGCGTAGTCATTGGCTTTGCTGGCGATTACGTGCGCCGCCCGCACCCCAGCACGACCCTGTCCTATGGCAATGCGCTGATGAAGTCGAAGCGGGATGCAAACAGCAAGGTGGTTCGCATGGCACTGCACCCCGTAGAAGCAGAAGCCAGCGTGGCGTGAGTACAACCGATCCCAGAGCTGCAAAAGGCCGCTCGCGGCGGCCTTTTGCGCATCATTCGGTGGGCGGGGCTCTATTTGGATCCTTATTGGACCCCGCTCGAAGGTTCTCAATCC belongs to Terriglobia bacterium and includes:
- a CDS encoding CsbD family protein; the protein is MKPSTKDAINGNIHEVKSTVKETAGNVTNNPDLEAKGKAEHSLGKVERKIGQMEKVLEK
- a CDS encoding BON domain-containing protein; translation: MKTTKLFVILLTLFAIGTVVGCSRFSTKSPDVSDSIRKSLDQAGLKDVSVSQDRDKGIVTLGGQVASDDQKAQAESLAKSIAGAQVVADQIAVLPAGAEREAKAMNSDLDQGIEKNLDAALIQNKMQHNVKYSVKNGVVTLTGEVNSQNKRSLAEKVAAGVPNVQQVVNNLQVKNQKATSRQ
- a CDS encoding Crp/Fnr family transcriptional regulator: MQLEPKQAFFSQGDPADSIFYLQNGRAKITVVSQTGKEATITIFTPGDFVGEESLTASRMLRLATATAITACSALKINREEMIRVLHEEHEFSDLFLKFLLARSMRIQANLVDQLFNSSEKRLARILLLMAEITKTGEPKQYIPKISQETLAEMIGTTRSRVSFFMNRFRKLGFIDYSDRIQVHKSLLNVVLHDQLPGDMTEGASVSESNQKLERYTH
- a CDS encoding ATPase domain-containing protein, translated to MSTQEKVKINKLPTGVPGLDEIVGGGLPEYSFNIIAGAPGSGKTTLAHQFVFANATPERPALYFTVLGESAIKMLRYQQQYTFFDPAKLPDAIRFINLSQVVLEKDLGAVLEEITKEVEKTNPAVVVVDSFRTMVRKPKSDMDLQSFIQRLALSLASWQATTFLIGEYAEDELRDNPIFTVADGLFWLRQTTERNSIVRKLQIIKLRGQASVPGLHTFRITEAGVQAFSRTFGLTARKRNPPGNRRLSFGVPELDKMLDGGVREGDSVLVAGSSGTGKSVLATQFISEGIRRGEPGIVAVFEERPEAYAERASSLGLDLETPQKDGTLTILYLRPLDLSVDETMQSILDAVQKIGAKRLVIDSLAGFEMALSPGFRADFRESLYRMIFALTGIGVTILSTVEVDESFTDFPFSTYSISFLCDDIIRLRYVSIDGELRKIMVVIKMRGGNHAKDIREYEITSKGVVILGKRLTDYQGLISGIPVHMDRSKQKEEPSGRPQIKA
- a CDS encoding DUF3309 domain-containing protein, with product MLIILIIVLVLVFGGGGGYFGYSRWGAGGGAGIGLGTVLLILLILYLLGVLR